The following coding sequences are from one Nicotiana tomentosiformis chromosome 3, ASM39032v3, whole genome shotgun sequence window:
- the LOC138907346 gene encoding uncharacterized mitochondrial protein AtMg00860-like encodes MAELSMATASPAAKGKKEMDPSIEKLLAVSTLMCFRSQLSYHQRGNVIMSSTNPWRLNSLTAKNKYSIPMIDDLLDELNGATVFSKVDLRAGYHQILRTNQLFAKKSKCEFGQPQVEYLRYIISVSGVRTDQKKVSSMIDWPTPASVKELRGFLGLTGYYRKFVKNYAQLSKPLTNLLRKGSFLWDQEDATTFHSLKKAMTTAPALALPDFSKTLYT; translated from the exons ATGGCTGAACTGTCTATGGCAACTGCTAGTCCAGCGGCCAAAGGAAAGAAGGAGATGGATCCTAGTATTGAAAAGTTGTTGGCAGTCTCTACGCTGATGTGTTTCAGGAGCCAATTGAGTTACCACCAAAGAGGAAATGTAATCATGTCATCGACTAATCCCTG GAGATTGAATAGCTTAACTGCTAAGAACAAGTACTCAATTCCTATGATAGATGATTTGCTGGATGAACTAAATGGAGCTACTGTATTTTCAAAAGTGGACCTTAGAGCTGGATATCACCAG ATATTGAGGACGAACCAACTATTTGCAAAAAAGAGTAAGTGTGAATTTGGGCAGCCTCAAGTAGAGTATTTAAGGTATATTATCTCTGTAAGTGGAGTAAGAACTGATCAAAAAAAGGTTTCATCCATGATAGATTGGCCTACACCAGCTTCTGTGAAGGAATTAAGAGGTTTTTTAGGCTTGACCGGATATTATAGAAAGTTTGTCAAAAACTATGCTCAGTTAAGCAAGCCTTTAACCAATCTTTTGAGGAAAGGAAGTTTCTTATGGGACCAGGAAGATGCTACAACATTTCATAGCCTTAAGAAAGCCATGACAACTGCCCCAGCCCTAGCTTTACCTGATTTCAGCAAAACCCTTTATACTTGA